In one window of Tellurirhabdus rosea DNA:
- a CDS encoding M28 family metallopeptidase, with product MNRFAASFLLSTLPFALSAQSIVQRDPAITQLVSEVSADSLRAHVQGLVSFGTRHTLSTTTDPKRGIGAARRWVLGKFQHYARQSGGRLTATIDTWTLQPDGKRVDKPTEMGNVMATLKGTDPADNRVFLVTGHIDSRVTNVMNRDADAPGANDDGSGTAAVIELCRVMSKAKFPATIVFVCVSGEEQSLLGAGHLAERAKTENWNLQAVLNNDIMGSNNSSVTTPGETKIIDNTRLRVFSEGLPAYQLADRAAGIRQLGSENDGPARQLARYVKEVGERYVDHLEIVMIYRNDRYLRGGDHTPFVERGFPAVRFSEMNENFEHQHQDLRTQDGIEYGDYTKFMDFEYLKKNTAVNLASLANLAKAPGTPETVTMDVRNLTNSTALYWQAPKTGKIKGYYVLMRETHWPFWQKKFYTEKLGMTVPYSKDNYFFAVQAVSEDGNESLPVLPKANLR from the coding sequence ATGAACCGATTTGCAGCATCTTTCCTTCTCAGTACGCTTCCGTTTGCTCTTTCTGCCCAGTCGATCGTGCAGCGTGACCCGGCCATTACCCAACTGGTCAGTGAAGTTTCCGCCGACAGCCTGCGGGCGCACGTGCAGGGGCTGGTGAGCTTCGGCACCCGCCACACCCTCAGTACCACGACCGACCCCAAACGGGGCATCGGTGCCGCCCGGCGGTGGGTCCTCGGCAAGTTTCAGCACTACGCCCGGCAGTCGGGCGGACGCCTGACGGCCACCATCGACACCTGGACGCTGCAGCCCGACGGCAAGCGGGTGGATAAGCCCACCGAAATGGGCAACGTCATGGCTACCCTGAAAGGCACCGACCCGGCCGACAACCGCGTTTTTCTGGTGACAGGCCATATCGACAGCCGCGTCACGAACGTCATGAACCGCGATGCGGATGCTCCGGGGGCCAATGACGACGGCTCGGGAACGGCAGCCGTGATTGAACTCTGCCGGGTGATGAGCAAGGCCAAGTTCCCGGCTACCATCGTGTTTGTCTGTGTCAGCGGCGAAGAACAGAGCCTGCTCGGCGCGGGCCACCTGGCCGAACGGGCCAAAACCGAAAACTGGAACCTCCAGGCCGTGCTCAACAACGACATCATGGGGTCCAACAACAGCAGCGTCACCACGCCCGGCGAAACCAAAATCATCGACAACACCCGCCTGCGCGTCTTCAGCGAAGGTTTACCGGCTTATCAACTGGCCGACCGGGCGGCGGGCATCCGGCAGCTGGGTTCCGAAAACGACGGACCTGCCCGGCAACTGGCCCGGTACGTGAAGGAGGTCGGCGAACGGTACGTCGATCATCTGGAAATAGTCATGATCTACCGCAACGACCGCTACCTGCGCGGCGGCGACCATACGCCGTTTGTCGAGCGGGGCTTCCCGGCCGTTCGTTTCAGCGAAATGAACGAGAATTTCGAGCACCAGCACCAGGACCTGCGCACCCAGGACGGCATCGAGTACGGCGATTACACCAAATTCATGGATTTCGAGTACCTGAAGAAGAACACCGCCGTCAACCTGGCGTCGCTGGCGAATCTGGCCAAGGCACCGGGCACGCCCGAGACCGTCACGATGGACGTTCGTAACCTGACCAACTCTACGGCTCTGTACTGGCAGGCCCCCAAAACCGGCAAAATCAAAGGCTATTACGTGCTGATGCGCGAAACCCACTGGCCATTCTGGCAGAAGAAATTTTATACCGAAAAGCTGGGCATGACCGTTCCCTATTCGAAAGACAACTACTTTTTTGCCGTCCAGGCGGTGAGTGAAGACGGGAACGAAAGCCTGCCGGTCCTGCCCAAAGCCAATCTTCGGTAA
- a CDS encoding pyridoxal phosphate-dependent aminotransferase, translating into MNTLSRRNWLRHGALLTAGLTAGLPRWNPAAANARREQALFEEFARLGLQPPALKARIAFNENPYGLSPKAKEALLAAADAGNRYAMMETGQLKQLIAEREGVKPQNVLLSPGSSELLAATAVYYTGSAAKGAGGKILTSQFTYDDLLECVRAFGAQVEALPLKNFGFDLAAMRGKLTPDTKLVYICNPNNPTGTVLPPDELTAFCREVAPKAPVFVDEAYIDFLEPKDRPQLPKLINEGLNVMVARTFSKIHGFAGLRLGYAIGPAKLVEDFKRYSRSEWDVSVTTIMAGIASLQDEKWQMYCRAENTKGRETLYKTLKALDYEYVPSGANFVLFPIRMKPKSFETAMFREGIMVSTREHDRQPFCRVSIGNEAEMTAFAKALKEL; encoded by the coding sequence ATGAACACGCTTTCCCGTCGAAACTGGCTCCGTCACGGGGCCCTCCTGACCGCCGGTCTGACCGCCGGCCTTCCCCGCTGGAATCCGGCCGCCGCCAACGCCCGCCGCGAACAGGCTCTTTTTGAGGAGTTTGCCCGCCTCGGCCTTCAGCCGCCTGCCCTCAAAGCCCGGATTGCCTTTAACGAAAATCCGTACGGTCTTTCGCCGAAAGCCAAAGAAGCCCTGCTGGCCGCCGCCGACGCAGGAAACCGCTACGCGATGATGGAAACCGGACAGCTCAAACAGCTTATTGCCGAACGGGAAGGAGTAAAACCGCAGAACGTGCTGCTCTCGCCGGGTTCCTCCGAACTGCTGGCGGCTACGGCCGTTTACTACACGGGCAGCGCGGCCAAGGGCGCGGGCGGAAAGATTCTGACCAGCCAGTTTACCTACGACGATCTGCTGGAATGCGTTCGGGCCTTCGGGGCGCAGGTGGAGGCGCTGCCGCTGAAAAACTTTGGCTTCGACCTGGCGGCGATGCGCGGCAAACTAACGCCCGACACCAAACTCGTTTACATCTGCAATCCCAACAATCCCACCGGCACCGTGCTGCCTCCGGACGAACTGACGGCCTTCTGCCGCGAAGTGGCCCCCAAAGCGCCGGTCTTCGTCGACGAGGCGTATATCGATTTTCTGGAGCCGAAAGACCGTCCGCAACTGCCGAAACTCATCAACGAAGGCCTGAACGTGATGGTCGCCCGGACGTTCTCCAAGATTCACGGCTTCGCAGGACTGCGGCTGGGCTACGCCATCGGACCGGCCAAACTGGTCGAGGACTTCAAGCGGTACAGCCGTTCGGAATGGGATGTGTCCGTGACAACGATCATGGCCGGCATCGCCAGCCTACAGGACGAAAAATGGCAGATGTACTGCCGCGCCGAGAACACCAAAGGCCGCGAGACGCTTTACAAAACGCTGAAAGCCTTGGATTACGAGTACGTGCCCTCCGGGGCCAACTTCGTGCTGTTCCCCATTCGCATGAAGCCCAAATCCTTCGAAACCGCCATGTTCCGGGAAGGCATTATGGTGTCCACGCGCGAACACGACCGCCAGCCCTTCTGCCGCGTCAGCATCGGCAACGAAGCCGAAATGACCGCCTTCGCCAAAGCCCTTAAGGAATTATAA
- a CDS encoding SDR family oxidoreductase has translation MNPSWQLNGRRALVTGGTKGIGEAIVRQLFELGASVFLVARDAVLLAKQVEEYRQQGFVVEGLAADVSQPGVAVGLLETVKTVWGGLDILVNNVGTNIRKPTADYTPGELDHILNTNLRSAFDLTQAAYPLLKASGQASVVFITSVAGFRHVGSGSPYGLTKAALDQLVRYLAVEWAPDSVRVNAVAPWYIRTPLAEPVLTNPERLQKILERTPMGRVGEPAEVAAAAAFLCLPAAGYITGQTLAVDGGFLALGL, from the coding sequence ATGAATCCATCCTGGCAACTAAACGGCCGCCGTGCGCTCGTCACGGGCGGCACCAAAGGCATTGGCGAGGCAATCGTCAGGCAGTTGTTTGAACTGGGCGCAAGCGTGTTCCTTGTCGCCCGCGACGCTGTGCTTTTAGCAAAACAAGTGGAAGAATACCGGCAACAGGGCTTTGTGGTTGAGGGTCTGGCCGCCGACGTGAGCCAGCCGGGTGTGGCTGTGGGCCTGCTGGAAACGGTTAAAACCGTTTGGGGCGGACTGGATATTCTGGTCAATAACGTCGGCACCAACATCCGCAAGCCGACTGCCGATTACACGCCCGGCGAGCTGGACCACATCCTGAACACCAACCTCCGCTCCGCCTTCGACCTCACGCAGGCCGCCTACCCGCTGCTGAAGGCTTCCGGACAGGCCAGCGTGGTGTTCATCACGTCGGTGGCCGGGTTCCGGCACGTGGGCAGCGGCTCGCCCTATGGCCTCACCAAAGCCGCCCTCGACCAGCTGGTGCGATACCTCGCCGTCGAATGGGCGCCGGACAGCGTTCGGGTCAACGCCGTAGCGCCCTGGTACATCCGGACGCCGCTGGCCGAACCCGTCCTGACCAACCCCGAACGGCTTCAGAAAATTCTGGAGCGCACGCCGATGGGCCGCGTGGGCGAGCCCGCCGAAGTCGCCGCCGCCGCCGCCTTCCTCTGCCTCCCCGCCGCCGGCTACATCACCGGACAAACGCTCGCCGTAGACGGAGGCTTCCTGGCTCTTGGACTTTAA
- a CDS encoding M16 family metallopeptidase, which yields MINLKRLLTGAALATTLWQGSMAQNKSRPEDVQTFTLKNGMKFLVLEDHSIPNANFYVFWKVGSRNEVHGITGLSHFFEHMMFNGSKKYGPKQFDRVMEANGGSNNAYTTQNVTVYTDWFQSGALQTIFDLEADRIANLSIDPKMVESERGVVLSERSTGLENSNYRLLSELVQSVAFVEHPYMFPVIGFESDIKKWSQQDLETYFRTYYAPNNAVAVIVGDVTPAQVRKLAEQYIEPIPTGKLPESLRTVEPPQNGERRAVTYKDISTPNILLAYHTPENSHADYYALDLLSSVLTAGNSSRLVKSLVMDTTVASRVFSNLGEGFDPNLFTVYAVAGSGVSAEALEKAVLDQIDKVVKDGVTDKELQKLKNQKLMEFYRTMETINGKANSLGTYELFFGDYKKLYEAPSLYEKVTKEDIQRVAAKYLTTRNRTVGHLLPETKPAAGAN from the coding sequence ATGATTAACCTGAAAAGGCTGCTAACCGGCGCCGCACTGGCCACCACCCTCTGGCAGGGTAGCATGGCCCAGAACAAGTCGCGACCGGAAGACGTCCAGACGTTCACGCTCAAAAACGGCATGAAGTTTCTGGTCCTCGAAGATCACTCCATCCCCAACGCCAATTTTTACGTATTCTGGAAAGTCGGCTCCCGCAACGAGGTGCACGGCATTACCGGCCTGTCGCACTTTTTTGAACACATGATGTTCAACGGGTCTAAAAAGTACGGCCCGAAGCAGTTTGACCGGGTGATGGAAGCCAACGGCGGCTCCAACAACGCCTACACGACTCAGAACGTGACGGTATACACCGACTGGTTCCAGAGCGGGGCTCTCCAGACAATCTTCGACCTCGAAGCCGACCGGATTGCCAACCTGTCCATCGACCCCAAAATGGTCGAAAGCGAGCGGGGCGTGGTGCTTTCCGAGCGCAGCACGGGCCTCGAAAACAGCAACTACCGGCTGCTGAGCGAACTGGTTCAGTCCGTGGCGTTTGTCGAACACCCGTACATGTTCCCCGTCATCGGCTTTGAGTCGGACATTAAAAAATGGTCGCAACAGGACCTGGAGACGTATTTCCGGACCTATTACGCGCCGAACAACGCCGTGGCGGTCATCGTCGGCGACGTGACGCCTGCGCAGGTCCGGAAGCTGGCCGAGCAGTACATCGAGCCCATCCCGACGGGTAAACTGCCCGAGTCGCTGCGGACCGTAGAGCCGCCCCAGAACGGGGAGCGCCGCGCCGTAACGTACAAGGACATCTCGACGCCCAACATCCTGCTGGCTTATCATACGCCCGAAAACAGCCATGCCGACTACTACGCCCTCGACCTGCTGAGCAGCGTGCTCACCGCGGGCAACTCGTCCCGACTTGTGAAATCGCTGGTGATGGACACGACCGTGGCTTCACGGGTATTCAGCAACCTCGGCGAAGGCTTCGACCCGAACCTGTTCACCGTCTACGCCGTAGCGGGCAGCGGCGTGTCGGCCGAAGCGCTCGAAAAAGCCGTTCTGGACCAGATCGATAAGGTGGTGAAGGACGGCGTGACGGACAAGGAATTGCAGAAGCTGAAAAACCAGAAGCTGATGGAATTTTACCGGACGATGGAAACCATCAACGGCAAGGCCAACAGCCTCGGCACCTACGAGCTGTTTTTCGGCGATTACAAAAAACTGTACGAAGCGCCGTCGCTCTACGAAAAAGTGACGAAAGAAGACATCCAGCGCGTAGCGGCCAAATACCTGACTACCCGCAACCGAACCGTAGGCCACCTTTTACCCGAAACAAAACCCGCCGCCGGAGCCAATTAA
- a CDS encoding M16 family metallopeptidase: protein MKKIVSLCIALLVTGAAVAQTFKVPPYQKFKLKNGLTVYLMEQHEVPLINVSVAFDAGSVKDAGRYGLATMTAEALLFGSSKYTKAQIEEETEYVGADLSTFAGREVAKLTASFAVKDADKLLNIIQDVVTKPAFDPAEFDKYKQRQILSLTQQKESPRSVIGSYFNRFIYGEHPYANPLSGTQSTVEKISVADVRAFYQKEYTADRAAIAVVGDFNSADMKKRLTALFGGWKTAAATAPKLAEPVVAFNENRLLLVNKPDARETTFMIGGKGITQNNPDYIPVVVVNTILGGRFTSWLNDALRVNSGLTYGANSRFATFKNSGTFAISTFTKTSSTTEAVDLALQVLDSLHRTGIDAKTLESAKNYIKADFPPRYESAGELANLLTDMFSLGFDESFINNFQKNVDGLTLERTRQIIDTYFPKKALQFVLIGRADAIRDKVKKYGNLTEKEIKTEGF from the coding sequence ATGAAAAAAATAGTTTCTCTTTGCATCGCCCTGCTCGTGACCGGGGCGGCCGTGGCACAGACGTTTAAAGTGCCGCCTTATCAGAAATTTAAGCTTAAAAACGGCCTGACGGTGTACCTGATGGAACAGCACGAAGTGCCGCTGATCAACGTGTCGGTGGCGTTCGATGCGGGTTCGGTAAAGGACGCGGGCCGCTACGGACTGGCTACCATGACCGCCGAGGCCCTGCTGTTCGGCAGTTCGAAATACACCAAAGCGCAGATTGAAGAAGAAACCGAATACGTCGGGGCCGACCTGAGCACGTTCGCCGGTCGCGAAGTGGCCAAACTGACGGCCTCGTTTGCGGTGAAAGATGCCGATAAACTGCTGAATATCATCCAGGACGTGGTGACGAAGCCCGCTTTCGACCCGGCTGAGTTTGACAAGTACAAACAGCGGCAGATCCTGAGCCTGACGCAGCAGAAAGAAAGCCCGCGCTCGGTCATTGGGTCGTACTTCAACCGCTTCATTTACGGCGAACACCCGTACGCCAATCCGCTGTCGGGCACGCAGTCGACGGTGGAGAAAATCTCGGTGGCCGACGTCCGGGCGTTTTATCAGAAAGAGTACACGGCCGACCGGGCGGCCATTGCCGTCGTGGGCGATTTCAATTCGGCCGATATGAAAAAGCGGCTCACAGCCCTGTTCGGCGGCTGGAAAACGGCGGCGGCTACCGCCCCGAAGCTGGCCGAGCCGGTGGTGGCGTTCAACGAAAACCGGCTGCTGCTGGTCAACAAGCCGGACGCGCGGGAAACGACCTTCATGATCGGCGGCAAAGGCATCACGCAAAACAACCCGGACTATATTCCGGTGGTGGTGGTGAACACGATTCTGGGCGGGCGCTTCACGTCCTGGCTCAACGACGCCCTGCGGGTGAACTCCGGCCTGACCTACGGGGCCAACAGCCGCTTTGCCACGTTCAAAAACAGCGGTACGTTCGCCATTTCGACCTTTACCAAAACCAGCTCGACCACCGAGGCCGTAGACCTCGCGTTACAGGTCCTGGACAGCCTGCACCGGACCGGAATTGACGCCAAAACGCTGGAATCGGCCAAAAACTACATCAAAGCCGACTTTCCGCCCCGCTACGAATCCGCTGGCGAACTGGCCAATCTGCTGACGGACATGTTCAGCCTCGGCTTCGACGAGTCGTTTATCAACAATTTTCAGAAGAATGTTGATGGCCTCACCCTGGAGCGCACCCGGCAGATCATCGACACGTATTTTCCGAAAAAAGCCCTGCAATTTGTCCTCATCGGCCGGGCCGACGCGATTCGGGATAAGGTGAAAAAGTATGGCAATCTGACGGAGAAGGAGATCAAGACGGAAGGGTTTTAA